In the genome of Kitasatospora cathayae, one region contains:
- a CDS encoding acyltransferase family protein, whose amino-acid sequence MERNRYADLLRVGAIGTVVLGHWLVTNPTYRDGRLSGQDALQYVVWGRWLTLLFQVMPVVFPVGGFANTASWTEHRGHGGDWVSWVRRCALRLLWPATVYLAAAFLGVAAARASGTGRGELAQTAWYIALHLWFLPVYLLLIALTPVLLAAHHRWGLRLPFVMAIAAAAVDLAVLGPRLPVVGFANYLLVWGSMHQ is encoded by the coding sequence GTGGAACGCAACCGCTACGCGGACCTCCTGCGCGTGGGGGCGATCGGCACGGTCGTCCTCGGTCACTGGCTGGTGACGAACCCCACCTACCGCGACGGGCGGCTCTCGGGCCAGGACGCGTTGCAGTACGTCGTCTGGGGACGCTGGCTGACACTGCTGTTCCAGGTGATGCCGGTCGTCTTCCCGGTCGGAGGCTTCGCCAACACGGCCTCGTGGACCGAGCACCGCGGCCACGGGGGGGACTGGGTGAGCTGGGTGCGCCGATGTGCCCTCCGGCTGCTCTGGCCCGCCACGGTGTATCTGGCCGCGGCCTTCCTCGGGGTCGCCGCGGCCCGGGCGAGCGGCACAGGTCGGGGTGAACTGGCGCAGACCGCTTGGTACATCGCCCTGCACCTGTGGTTCCTGCCGGTCTACCTGCTGCTGATCGCTCTCACTCCCGTGCTCCTCGCCGCGCATCACCGGTGGGGTCTCCGGCTGCCCTTCGTGATGGCGATCGCCGCCGCGGCCGTGGATCTCGCCGTACTCGGCCCGCGTCTGCCAGTGGTCGGCTTCGCCAACTACCTGCTGGTGTGGGGCTCCATGCACCAGTAG
- a CDS encoding 1-phosphofructokinase family hexose kinase: MSVAGVPGQPAAGSEGRSSPPGSAPPILTLTLNPTVDICCDVGHLVDIGKTRARVRYVAAGGGGINVARGVARFGGRATAFHTAGQEIGQRLNRLLDEEGVDHLALGIAGETREAFVLFETESRRSYHIVPHGPRLDDDEGRRCLDVLERAAGAHPYVVASGSLPGGLPDDFYTTVARRVRGAGSRLLLDTSGPALRESLHEAVFLRRCNRSEAAYLAGRAVRSFDDARAVNEQLLAAGASEIAITTLGELGALCSTVQRHMELHAPPPPGEPLSDAGAGDAMIAAIVTRLAEGDDPVDACALGVATAVASMLTPGIEPFDREVAESLRPAVRITRLGG, from the coding sequence ATGAGCGTCGCCGGGGTACCTGGTCAGCCCGCGGCGGGGAGCGAAGGAAGAAGTTCGCCGCCCGGGAGTGCGCCACCGATTCTCACCCTCACGCTGAACCCTACGGTCGACATCTGCTGCGACGTCGGCCATCTGGTGGACATCGGCAAGACCCGCGCCCGGGTCAGGTACGTGGCCGCCGGCGGCGGAGGGATCAACGTCGCCCGCGGCGTGGCGCGGTTCGGGGGGCGGGCAACCGCCTTCCACACCGCTGGCCAGGAGATCGGCCAGCGCCTGAACCGGCTACTGGACGAGGAGGGCGTCGACCACCTCGCCCTCGGGATCGCGGGTGAAACCCGCGAAGCGTTCGTACTGTTCGAGACCGAGTCACGCCGCAGCTATCACATCGTGCCGCACGGCCCGCGACTCGACGACGACGAGGGACGGCGCTGCCTGGACGTGCTGGAGCGGGCAGCGGGCGCTCACCCGTATGTCGTAGCCAGTGGCAGTCTGCCCGGCGGCCTGCCCGACGACTTCTACACGACCGTCGCCCGCCGGGTCAGGGGAGCCGGCTCCAGACTGCTACTGGACACCTCGGGACCGGCCCTGCGCGAGTCGCTGCACGAGGCCGTCTTCCTGCGTAGATGCAACCGTAGCGAGGCCGCCTACCTCGCCGGCCGGGCCGTGCGGAGCTTCGACGACGCCCGCGCAGTCAACGAGCAGCTGCTCGCCGCCGGAGCATCCGAGATCGCCATCACCACCCTCGGGGAACTCGGAGCGCTGTGCTCGACCGTTCAGCGGCACATGGAGCTGCATGCGCCGCCACCGCCCGGAGAGCCCCTCAGCGACGCCGGAGCCGGGGACGCCATGATCGCCGCAATCGTCACCCGCTTGGCCGAAGGCGACGATCCGGTCGACGCCTGCGCGCTCGGGGTGGCCACAGCTGTCGCATCGATGCTCACCCCCGGCATCGAGCCGTTCGATCGGGAGGTGGCCGAGTCCCTCCGCCCCGCGGTGCGGATCACTCGGCTCGGAGGCTGA
- a CDS encoding CBS domain-containing protein, with protein MAASSTVRGFPIVPPPGRVVLGRTGPGGRDRPALCGRPRRADSEGGTTGGGVRTMQHRSVGDVMTREVATARPDTPFKEIAALFHRNDITTIPVIDDQGCPLRGVAGTAHGRRQDWRCSRSGWRAGTRCWTCPTSTRSSGSWPPSPSWART; from the coding sequence ATGGCCGCCTCCAGCACGGTACGAGGTTTCCCCATCGTCCCGCCGCCAGGCCGCGTTGTCCTGGGCCGAACCGGCCCTGGCGGCAGGGACCGTCCGGCCCTGTGCGGGCGCCCGCGGCGGGCGGACAGTGAAGGCGGGACCACCGGAGGAGGAGTGAGGACGATGCAGCACCGCAGCGTCGGCGACGTGATGACCCGTGAGGTCGCCACGGCCCGGCCCGACACGCCGTTCAAGGAGATCGCGGCGCTGTTCCACCGCAACGACATCACCACGATCCCGGTGATCGACGACCAGGGCTGCCCGCTCCGCGGAGTGGCTGGAACGGCCCACGGCCGCCGACAGGACTGGCGCTGCTCTCGGTCGGGCTGGCGCGCTGGAACGAGATGCTGGACCTGCCCCACCTCCACGAGGTCCAGCGGATCGTGGCCGCCCTCGCCGAGCTGGGCGAGAACGTGA
- a CDS encoding DUF998 domain-containing protein encodes MAAAVGLLASVAYSSFLLQWVVGSRLSVIRSYVSELSVAGQPGAVVFRVGDTIGGVGLVVLASGLATSCVRGSRRAVAAAIALAVTGLSSAADGVWPMPCAPSADPVCRALDRSTVTAQLAQTHTLTSLLEFTAAVIAAVLFGAVLLGLPGHHRLGLFTLAAGLAVGALGLGEIAMVLVGSRAVGVPERAQVLLVSLFCSVLSFHVLRRRRPSARRVPTSRSAVVGPSANPE; translated from the coding sequence ATGGCCGCCGCGGTGGGGCTGCTCGCGTCCGTCGCCTACAGTTCGTTCCTGCTGCAGTGGGTGGTGGGCTCGCGGCTGAGCGTGATCCGGTCGTACGTCAGCGAGCTGTCCGTGGCGGGCCAGCCCGGGGCCGTGGTGTTCCGTGTGGGCGACACGATCGGCGGGGTGGGCCTGGTCGTCCTCGCGTCGGGCCTCGCGACCTCGTGCGTCCGGGGGAGCCGGCGGGCGGTGGCCGCCGCGATCGCCCTCGCGGTCACCGGGCTGAGCTCGGCCGCCGACGGCGTGTGGCCGATGCCCTGCGCGCCGTCGGCCGACCCGGTCTGCCGAGCCCTGGACCGGAGCACCGTCACGGCGCAGCTCGCCCAGACTCACACGTTGACCAGCCTGCTGGAGTTCACGGCTGCGGTGATCGCCGCCGTACTCTTCGGCGCCGTGCTGCTCGGGCTGCCGGGTCACCACCGGCTCGGCCTGTTCACCCTGGCGGCCGGGCTCGCGGTGGGGGCCCTGGGGCTCGGGGAGATCGCGATGGTGCTGGTCGGCTCGCGGGCGGTCGGCGTTCCCGAGCGTGCCCAGGTCCTGTTGGTCTCCCTCTTCTGTTCGGTTCTCAGTTTCCACGTCCTGCGCCGCCGCCGACCCTCGGCGCGGCGGGTGCCGACGAGCCGGTCGGCCGTCGTGGGCCCGTCCGCGAACCCGGAGTGA